TTCAGAACACCACCATACACCGGGTCAAAGACTGTGAGCACTAAAGAATTTCACAGCAAAATTGTTGCAAAAACAATATACAGATGATGTACAGCTGATACAGAGAATGAACAGATGATATACAGATGAAATGTCTTTAAATACTTGGCAACAGTTTTTACcctatttcttgaaaatttgtgaatttttacAGTTAACATCATACAGAAATTAAACATTGGTGCTTTCCTTCGttttcacaacaacaaaaaaaattaaacatatttacagCTGTTGAACTTTAGCAACATTTAAGGTAGTATCGCTTAGttgattattaaaataaacctgtacacataaaaatcttttttcactttcttcaactgtaaaatttacacaatatttttaaagattaaaaaaatagaagcaatcatttaaaaaaatttcacgtAAAGCCTCGTCAATGCAACTTTCTTTCAAGTGGAATGTGGCGCCATGACACATGAGAAAGGATTTAATGGAGGATTGttggagaggaagaaaaacaaaaatctctgaACATATGCTGTTGCCTGCTCTCAACATTTCGCAAGATTCTGCAACTGCTTACAACATATATAAACTGAAGGGAATATTTTGATTCTTAGGGtctttgaaatgaataaaactattttcacatgAATAAAAAACCATGTAAGAAATGGAGCATATTGTTAAATCTTGCTACGCAGTGCTCTTCCCCTGAAACAAATTACTTGAGCAGGTAAAATAtctatccctccctcctcctgcccaccaaagaaaaacccaaacaacTAAAGCCCAGGATTTGAGTGCAtgagttttatttctgtgctaGTTATCTATAAACTTACATGTCAGCAACATTTTTGCCAGGTGAAAGCAGAACTGCTGAGTTACCCTGAAAAACTCTACCATAAATATATTAACACATCCATGTCACCATATTGAAGACTACAGCTATAAATTCAACAGCcattaaattgttaaaatacTAAGCATAATCTTCAACCTAATTAGTAACCAGAACCAGATATCCATCAAAGCCTTTTTGAGATACAGAATAAGAATCCTATGCATAACTATAAGAAACCAACAAagtgcttaaaaaaaacccacaaaatactacagttgaaaaatgttttctattcgGTTCAACCTATGCAGCACCCACTCTAAAATAATCttgataaaagttttcttttccttggcTGACACAAAAGACTGCTGTTATTCTTTAGCTTACAAAAATTTAAGCTCTTACAGCAGCGATAAAATGTTCTCTATCAAAATAGAAATTCTGTAGCAATTCAGCATCACTTCTCTAGCATTCCAGGTGTCATGTTCACCAAATTAAATGAGTTGCTGTTCTCAGAATTAGCTGGAAGAACACATCGCTGCATGTTGAGTTAGTGTAGCCATCAGTTCCTCAATTGAAGGCATGTACGGAAATGCTGTCTGTGATAAACCTTTTAAGTCTTTAAATGATGATGTTTTAACAATGTTTGCCATTTCACACagtgttttccattttctgtcaATTGTATGCACTAGAAATGACTAGTGCTAGTGtgaaaaagcagaaacatcGGAAGAAATGCCTGTGCTTTCATAGTTCTTCCAGCCTGGATATTTTTTGTCAAGATATGCAGCAAGCATGGTTGGGAAATCTGTCATAACCCCTGTTACTCCAAGTCGAAACGCGCGATCAAATTCTTCTTCATTGTTCAGTACCCATATATATGTCTGGggagaaagaacagaaatgcGAGGCTATAATATACGTTAATAAAGCGATCATCAGAATAGAATAAAATTTCTGAATATGTGAAAGTCATTATGCCTAGGAACTggttgcaaaaacaaaatccgaGCCAACCCCTTGCAGTTTATGCCCATACAATCCAAAACTCCACATTTATCTTTAAAGATCTAAATTAAGTGATGATGAGGTATGGCTTTATCACTGATGAGTAAATGAATCATCACGAGCACAGATATCTACAACAGTGGATGTGCTGCTTAAACAAAGTCAACAAAGGAAATGTATTGCTAAAGAGAGGGCGCAaagaaattttctctttttgcaaaCATTTCTACACTTAGCAACTACACTAGATCTTGAACAAAGCAGTGAATCATataaacagataagaaaaatacaaaaatctaaATAATAGAAAGGGATACAAAGTcaataaaaatcattcaaaaatattaactttataCCTGTATTCCTCGCTTCTCAAGGTGTTTTATAAGAGCAGGTCTCATCAGTAGActgtaaaagaaatgtcacattttcacagccatattttttaattaagtggTCATAAAGATGGAAGCAAATACATTAGCGgtggaaacaaaattaaataactgaaaatattacccattaatttgaagaaaaaggagaaaagcttttggaaatgtattttatgaaaatcTGTCTTACATATCCATCAATTTGAAAAGCAGGATCTGTGATCTTGAGAACTCTCTCTTGAAGTTTCGTTTGCTGCAAAAACATATGAGCAGAAATTTTAGAAGTTAATAATGATCATGCTATCATACAATACTGATATTATTctttagcaaaagaaaaacccaGCTTTCAACTCTCTCTCAAATCAACATAATCTAAACAAAGATACCTTTAAGTTCTCTACCCTCCCCCAATTCTTCTTGTGAAAGTATCAATAATCATACAAACGAACAtaatcatttaaatttaaatgttctaGTGGTCATTTGTAACCTTGGCATTCATAACATAgataaaatattgacatttttgaCAATCCCTCTCCATTTGGACTATTCAAATCGTGTTACCTAGAAACTATGCAAGCCATGCATAACATTCTGTTCTGCACCTTTCCTCTACCTGAACCACTTACTCGAGAACAATGGTGGGCATAATGACTTCTAGCAGCGACTCCTTGATTGGaacaaagggaagtaatcctGTGTAGAACAGGATGAGAAGCTCAACAACACGACGCAGTGAGAAAATCAGGGGTATGTTAGGATTCTGTGAACAGAAGCATGCAAGGGAAATCATGCTTTACATGCTATGAGTGTGTAACTTTAAAGAAACTGACAGCATGAGCACTCTTTATATAACAACACCGTCTGAATTTCACCGTCCAAATAGGGCACCAAATGCTTTAAGCAGAAACAAGTCCATGCATAAAAtggaataaaattaattttgatcagtatttaatcatttaatctgaaatgcacacacatctgACAGCACTGAAACACcctattcttttttatttgaaccAGTGAGCGCACATCATTCATGTGTCTAATACTTactgttttatataatttttctaCAACTGCAGAACTATGGTTTCCCCAGGCTGTGATATGCTCCCTCTTAAATTCTTGTATCAAGGCATTCACCTGAAATTGTCACACAAACAGTCACAGCTTAATGCAGCTGTATCTATGCATGCAAGTACCAGTGTacaataataactgaatttCTAGAGCGTATTGTCCCATGTAAAGGTGACCTCAACATGAAGTGAATGACAGACTACAAATGAGCCAACAGTttataataaagaaacaataaagaaacacaagcataaCAAACAGATGGTATTTTGACAAAGTTCAGTGTATGTATGAAGAAGAGTTTGTCAGGagaatgttgtgtgtgtttgcatgtacatatatacgAGTGCAAAAAGGTGTGGTATGCAAATATATGTAGGTTAACAAAAGGCTAAATGTTTGGATTGCTCTCTTACATGTACTCATATTTAGAATTATTACTGTCTTCTGCACAGTTCAACATTAGTCTGTGCATAAACCCTGTTAAATATCGAAGAATTACTTAATGATTCTTTGCTCTTCCAAAcagttaacagaaaaaaattcaatttataTGACTGGCTGGttgaaagtgcttccacctagagatGATTTAGCTCTGAGAGGAGGTTGGGGAGAGGGAAGGAACTTCAGTACCCAGAGaaatcacaaaatgtaaagcCCTACAAACAGGTGACCACacagatgagatctgaaccaggaCCTCTCATTGTAGTGAtggcaaaaatgttttaaccattacactaattaaaattatatcCACACTTGTTTTGGCCTTGACAAACCAACACTCAAggacaagaaaatgtaaacaggtAAAGGAGAGATTCATAAAACATTGATCACCTCTTGAATCAACTTGTCATCATTTACTTTGACATCAACATTTATTGGCATTAGTGGAAAAGCTGCAAACACATCCCTTAATAGTGGAATCTGTCTGTCTTCCCCACTCACTTGATGATCtgcatgaaaatttaaaatggTAAATGTATAAGTAAAAATTCAGGTTAAGGAGACATCCataataagacaaaaaaataatggcaCCACACTCTGCATGCTCAGTAAGCACATTACACATGGCGTTATTTGTGACTGTTTTACACAATGAATCAATGCCTTGACAAAGAACTGAACAATTATGGGTTTTCAATAGATaaaatccccccaaaaaaacacaaaaatacaactttattatagaattttaaaaaatacacttacAATTATTAAAATCAAGCTCAAGTGTGTATTTCAGCAATGGAAGAtgctgaaacaaatgaaaattaaatgcTGTACAAATGACAGTATATAGGTGAAAAAATGGCAGAATCTTTTCTCTTGGGTAAGGTCAATCTCAtatatttgtcaaagaaaaacTGTCTGAAGCTTTGCAATCTTTATATAGTGTTTTGAACTACATTGCGTTGGCCAGTAACTATTTTggtccttttttattttttttttgggggggaggggggggtcCAATTTAGATATCAAATAACCTGTGTAGAATAATTGTTGAGCACCGAAAGcataacatttattaaaaaaagccaGTCCTTCCACATGTTGTACTGTACAGTATTCAAAGACTTCTTCATCCAGAGTACTACCTTTTAAGATGATAACAATCAACTCCTCTGGACCTTTGTCCGTTCTttcctgttctctgtatgaaTATGCTTAATCGTTATTTACAAATGATCCtagttttcaacaaataatATCTACTTGcatgtctatgtgtatgtgtatgcgcaCAAGCAAAGATGCCTAGATGTTTGAATGAGACACCATAAAGAAGTGGAaacattcttattctttttccAAATTTTCCCATATGCTAGATTTTACAAACATATTCTCTGACATAAATGATCAGAATGTCAAATAACACACACCTAATTTTCTAAGTCTTgccttttaaataaaataaaaatttggcTTTTTTAATCCATTCAGTAAATTGCAGAGAACAGCCCAAACCTGAGAAAGATAACAAGAGTTGGCCAGATGCCCCTTTGGCCAATCAGGTCTAAGTGATAAAATGATGAtttataaagaacaaaattactTACTTCATACTTTGTTTCTGCAACTGCTATGTCTTCACCACATGTACGAGAAAGTTTGACATCGTGTGACACTACAACTTGTCCATCAGCTGTTAGGTGACAGTCTAGCTCTAGCATTTGGGTGCCAATCTTAGCtgcactgttaaaaaaaaaaatctaaaaaatattaacatcttGCGCAGTTAgtgcacacacattctctcatcCAGTTAAGGTTTTCTGACAACCTCGTCCAAGAAAGGCATCAATGAATATACaagtaaaatataacaaaaattttgaCGGCcattaatataaacaaaagcaaTGAGAATACCACCAATAAGAAACTTACTGACCATAAGGCTACCTTAGAGGTCCTCATTTTCAGTCCACTGCATGCTACAGACTAAGAGGTTTCCTGGGACTATTGTCAAGACTAAGGCATGCTCTGAGGCAGATAGTTACctctgtttcttagctacattTCATGTGGGTACAGACAGCTAAATGATAAATTTACTTACTGTTTAAAAGCAGTCATTGTATTTTCCAAGTTTTCTGCAGCACCTTTTTGggacagaaatataaaataacttgtAAAACAGTAGAAGCATAAGCATGGTCATTGAAACACTGACATCAATGATCTAGGATTCATGTTGTACGATTTCAAACAAGTGTACAGCAAGAAAGAGCTGAGCGAAGTCAAGAGGATTGGATGACAGAGAAAGCCTGTGTTGCCAAATGGTGCATACTATGCCACAAATGAGGGtcagtttgtttttcatcagGAAAGAGTGTGAAACATAGTGGCCTTTTTCTTAACTAGCGCACAGCTAAGTTTCAGATATGACTGTAATGACATGACTCATCTGAAACCTAAAATGAGAGTAGAAATGATTTAGCACCAGGATTATTGTTTAAACCAAATTTGCCATTTCtcttgcctttttctttctaaatcaCTTTAACTGAGATCAATCACTTTCCAAGAAAAATGAAGCTAGATATGGTTTCACAAATAAGATATTCAACTAAAACTAAATCACTGAAAGTGTGACATCACATTGCCCTTCTTACAAATTACTCACTAGTCATTAAATGGTAGGTAGTTTAGGTTTCTCAATCATtcaattctcttctctctctccctcacacacatatacacacaaacacaatgttaGAGATGTGCTAATAATGCTGTGTATGTGCCATTTCTGTGTAAAGACTCAAAAAGTCTACAACATAATGTAATCACGAGTAGACACTAGTCACAAGTCTACTGATGAGTCAGTGATAGTCGTGTTTTTCGGGGAATTTCTCACACTGACACTTAATTACATTGTACGTGGTACACTAGAAAACTTTAATTTCAATCTACATcatgaaataaatcaaaaaataataagtacGTTACCAGACTTACCAAAAAGCTCAATCAATGCAAAATACATACGATTAATGTTAATATCATCTTTATGTTTAAATCAAGTCAAAGCCATTGATGACTGTTATGCATGAAATATAATTATCGGCATtcacatttgcatttttctattttcaaacaagaaaaaaataaacgaataaatGCTGATAGATCGAGTCACTCGATCTCCTCGAACAAACtataccaaaaaacaaaacaaagccaagAAATCTGACAAATCATCAACTATATGAACGTGCAAGTCACGATTCTACCAACGATCCATAATGAAAAGctcatttaaaactaaaatatattatatatactttatGCTAATGCTTACCTCCTCTGTGGCTGATGTGCTTGGGTCTGAAAGCCAGCACCTTTCTTTTGTGGATGAGATTGGGATATTTGAGGAGAATGAATGATGTTATAACATAGCCCGCTACCATCGCTACAAACACCATTGTCGCCACCAGTGTGTATGTTTCCATCTGCTTTCCCGGAGATTCTCGAACGGTAACGTGACTAACACAGCACAGTCTCTTACACGGAGCTTCCACGGGAAGAGGGTCTGTGTAGTGACATTGTCTGAGTGCTGGGGGTCAAAAACCAGTGATCACATGGTCGACATGTGATATGTATATGTCGCAAAATATCGTCTGCTTCTCGCAGGCAATTGTCCATTCCATGTTTGATTACTTGTGAAGGGTATTAATTAGCATTAGTGTCTAGTTCTTTGTGCTTAGAATAGAAGATTGGGCTATGTAGATGCTTTATCTTCTTCtgtatttatgattatttcaaaatatacataaatgttcATTAGCTGCACTTATTACTGTTGTTTGTCAATACCCATTCCAACTAACCCCAATTCTCGGAGACAGAGTCACATATGAAGGTAGCTGATGACCCAAAGCTGATTGAATACACTCTATTTAGACTCATACCGTGTGACATTTAGAAAGATTTACACGTCGGTGTACATAATATAGGATTTTGGAAGATACATCGAAGTATATATAACGTTTTCCCGCCACTTATGTAAGCAGTTCTTCCTGGCATATGTGAGGAAACACGAGAGTCTGTGCGACTTCTAACATCTTTGACGAAGAGTACGGGAATATGTGTCATCttctatttacattttgtattttcctaGTACACCACTGGAACCAAGTGTCGTAACAGGATTGCGCAACCGGAAATGGCACCACCACCAGCTTGCTTTACCCGGTTTCGTAGTTAGGCACATGCAGTTCGAGCACGGGgatcacagaaaaagaaaaaatatatatattgttggaGCATCCAAATAATGGAGACGCTTCAAACGCAAGACGTTAATGATGATTACTCTTTCAGCGACGACGAGAATCACCCGCAGGATGAAGCGTGGGGCAGGCTGTTCCCACTTGGAGAGAGTTTTATCGCTGTTGGTGAGCTTGTATCCGAAGTTTAAAAACTTGCTTATCACAgttttatgataacatttttttgttgttgttgctttgacACCGTTGAAGGTTGCACTAATGCTGATCTAGGCATTGTTTGATCTCGGAGTGGGAAAGATAAGGCAACAATTTGTGAGCTTAATGAAAACGTCCTAATCGCATAGGCAATTTTTTTCGAACAAGGTTTCCTAAGAGACTCCACACAACAGATCAGTAATGCATTTCCTAAGATAATATAAAGTTGATGAAAGCTTAATGGCTGAGGTTAATATTTGAGGTTTGCACGCTTGTAGGCGCTTGCATTTGATGACAAGTTTTATAATGATTTTCTAGTTAGGACGAGTAAAGTGTCGTTATGTGTTtgataaaccttttttttttttgtaaaattgtcATCCCACTAAATCATTTTGTTAAGAAAAGCAACAAACTTATCGAGAAATTCAGTTgttaaatatatgtacatgttcGCTATTTGTTTCAGACCTCGTCAAAGACGACTACACATTTGGCAGGGGAGATGACTGTGATATATCATTTAGCAGCACAGGAAAACGTCTGCAGTTCTTCCAGGCCTGcagcaaaatacatttcaagCTTATTCGAGTAAGCATAGAGCAATTAGTCCATAATATCGTTATCAATTTTATCATTTGTCTATTTCAGTTACCAATCTGTGTTTCTCTTtgtggatttgtttttcttgcagcatgCGTGTGTTTTGATAGTAATGTTTTTCACAGTAGCATTGTCTTCAGACACAgactagtttttatttttatttttctctcttcttgaGTTCTTGAATATGTTGATGAAAACTGCATATATTATTTCACTTtagaaaatctattttaaatCTATTCTCTTTATATAATCTTTGCATGTTTCACATCATATTTTGTAGCTGGGATCTTGTCAGCCATGGCAACGTAATGCTTCAGCATCACAAATGATGCATGATGATCAaaccaaacttttaaaaaatattctttgactGATTTGATTCCTCCTCTTTGCTTTTATCATAAGATAGGCAGTCCAGTGGTTCAACGGTTAGCATCTGTGGCCAGTACAGTGAAGATTATCTGTCCTGGTTTTAAGTATTTGTTGAGGCATgctgttttggggtttttttgcttgtttggttggtttttttggcATCTGGTACCTGTTTAGAGGGTTGACTGCTTTGCTGTAATGTCGCATCAGTCGCTGGCTCGGTGTAAGACAGATTTCTCTCCCGTTTCCCCTTAAACTAAATCTGTT
This window of the Pomacea canaliculata isolate SZHN2017 linkage group LG4, ASM307304v1, whole genome shotgun sequence genome carries:
- the LOC112561835 gene encoding lysophospholipase D GDPD1-like; the encoded protein is METYTLVATMVFVAMVAGYVITSFILLKYPNLIHKRKVLAFRPKHISHRGGAAENLENTMTAFKHAAKIGTQMLELDCHLTADGQVVVSHDVKLSRTCGEDIAVAETKYEHLPLLKYTLELDFNNYHQVSGEDRQIPLLRDVFAAFPLMPINVDVKVNDDKLIQEVNALIQEFKREHITAWGNHSSAVVEKLYKTNPNIPLIFSLRRVVELLILFYTGLLPFVPIKESLLEVIMPTIVLDKRNFKREFSRSQILLFKLMDILLMRPALIKHLEKRGIQTYIWVLNNEEEFDRAFRLGVTGVMTDFPTMLAAYLDKKYPGWKNYESTGISSDVSAFSH